A single window of Psychromonas ingrahamii 37 DNA harbors:
- a CDS encoding SulP family inorganic anion transporter, whose protein sequence is MLQPIYAVFYLENNVVLGNRFENINLKGDIFGGVTTAIISLPLALAFGVASGAGAEAGLWGAIMVGFFAALFGGSTTLISEPTGPMTVIMTAVLTSMMAKYPETGMAMSFTVVMMAGAFQVILGTLKLGKYVTLMPYSVISGFMSGIGVILIILQLSPLLGHSAPAGGVIGTLSAIPDTLVNMDFSELFLGLLTLAVLFYFPKKYRKYVPAQLVALVAVTLLSVFFFDSESIRRIGEIPAGLPSLVLPHFNADMFTNMVLDALVLGTLGCIDTLLTAVIGDSLTRKEHDSDKELRGQGIANMISGLFGALPGAGATMGTVTNIHVGARSPVSGMVRALVLALVVLVAGGLTEPIPMAVLAGIAIYVGLNILDWSFIQRAHKVSIQGMAIMYGVMLLTVFVDLIVAVGLGVFISNIIIIEKLSREQARKVKAISDADENDVPLTDHERVLLDKAGGKVLFFYLSGPMIFSVSKAISRQHASISDYQVMILDLSDVPMIDVTVGLALENAVKDAQDSNCEVLLLCPNRGTREQLKKFHILDLIANANNYTHREQALQAALNHVATEKYQTTRS, encoded by the coding sequence ATGCTGCAGCCTATTTATGCAGTTTTTTATTTGGAGAATAATGTCGTGCTTGGAAATCGTTTTGAAAATATCAATCTAAAGGGCGATATTTTTGGTGGTGTCACCACTGCTATTATCTCTTTACCCTTGGCACTTGCCTTTGGTGTTGCCTCGGGCGCGGGTGCAGAGGCGGGCCTTTGGGGCGCAATTATGGTTGGTTTTTTTGCCGCCCTTTTTGGAGGCTCAACCACCTTAATTTCTGAGCCAACCGGCCCAATGACGGTGATCATGACAGCAGTATTAACCAGCATGATGGCTAAATATCCCGAAACAGGGATGGCGATGTCATTTACTGTGGTGATGATGGCTGGTGCCTTTCAAGTGATTCTAGGGACACTTAAACTCGGAAAGTACGTTACTTTAATGCCCTATAGCGTGATTTCAGGTTTTATGTCTGGTATTGGTGTTATTTTAATTATCTTACAATTATCCCCGCTCTTAGGGCATTCAGCCCCTGCAGGCGGTGTTATAGGCACACTATCGGCAATACCTGACACACTTGTAAACATGGATTTCAGTGAGCTGTTTTTAGGCTTACTCACTCTGGCAGTACTATTTTACTTTCCTAAAAAATATAGAAAATATGTACCCGCTCAGCTGGTTGCATTAGTCGCTGTTACTCTTTTATCAGTATTTTTCTTTGATAGCGAGAGTATCCGTCGCATAGGTGAAATTCCCGCGGGGTTACCCTCTTTAGTACTGCCTCACTTTAATGCAGATATGTTTACTAATATGGTGTTAGATGCATTGGTACTAGGGACATTAGGTTGTATTGATACTCTGCTAACCGCCGTTATTGGTGATTCATTAACACGTAAAGAGCATGACTCTGACAAAGAACTGCGTGGTCAAGGGATTGCAAATATGATTTCAGGTTTGTTTGGTGCATTACCGGGCGCGGGCGCGACAATGGGCACAGTAACCAACATTCATGTGGGTGCTCGTTCACCTGTTTCAGGCATGGTGCGCGCCTTGGTACTTGCGTTGGTAGTACTGGTTGCAGGCGGGCTTACCGAGCCAATTCCAATGGCAGTATTAGCCGGTATCGCCATTTACGTCGGTTTAAATATTTTAGATTGGAGCTTTATCCAACGCGCACACAAAGTCAGTATTCAAGGCATGGCTATAATGTATGGCGTTATGTTACTCACTGTTTTTGTTGATCTGATTGTTGCTGTGGGTCTTGGCGTATTTATTTCTAATATTATCATCATAGAGAAACTCAGTAGAGAGCAAGCGCGTAAAGTTAAAGCGATCAGTGATGCCGATGAAAACGATGTACCTCTCACGGACCATGAGCGCGTACTATTAGATAAAGCCGGTGGAAAAGTGTTATTTTTCTACTTGTCGGGTCCAATGATATTTAGCGTATCAAAAGCGATATCGCGCCAGCATGCCAGTATTTCTGATTATCAAGTGATGATATTAGATTTAAGCGATGTGCCGATGATCGATGTCACCGTGGGCCTTGCTCTGGAAAATGCGGTAAAGGATGCACAGGATTCTAATTGTGAGGTGTTATTGTTATGCCCAAATAGGGGAACACGTGAACAATTAAAAAAATTCCATATCTTGGATTTGATAGCAAACGCTAATAATTACACACATAGAGAGCAAGCGTTACAAGCCGCACTTAACCACGTTGCAACGGAAAAATATCAAACGACCAGAAGTTAA
- the tal gene encoding transaldolase, with protein sequence MVSKLDELRKLTTVVADTGDIEAIQKYTPQDATTNPSLILKAAQIIEYAPLIDSAIQYAKAQSGDPKQQVQDACDMLAVNIGKEILNIVPGRISTEVDARLSYNTEASLIKARQLIKMYNEAGISNDRILIKLASTWQGIRAAEILEKEGINCNLTLLFSFAQARACAEAGVFLISPFVGRIMDWHKANEGRDFTPETDPGVLSVSKIYNFYKANDYKTVVMGASFRNIGEILALAGCDRLTISPELLQQLADSEGEVVRKLSPAATSVTPLTFQAPLTHAEFLWEHNQDPMAVDKLAEGIRNFAIDQDKLEKMIADRL encoded by the coding sequence ATGGTTTCTAAATTAGATGAATTACGTAAATTAACGACCGTTGTCGCTGACACCGGGGATATCGAAGCAATTCAAAAATATACACCTCAAGATGCTACCACTAACCCTTCACTTATCTTAAAGGCTGCTCAAATTATTGAATATGCACCTTTAATTGACAGTGCAATTCAGTATGCAAAAGCACAAAGTGGCGATCCCAAGCAGCAGGTGCAAGATGCCTGTGACATGTTAGCGGTTAATATTGGCAAAGAAATTTTAAATATTGTACCGGGACGTATTTCAACTGAAGTTGATGCCCGTTTATCTTATAACACCGAAGCAAGCCTTATTAAGGCGCGTCAGTTGATAAAAATGTATAATGAGGCTGGAATCAGTAACGATCGCATTCTCATTAAACTGGCATCAACCTGGCAGGGTATTAGAGCTGCTGAGATACTCGAAAAAGAGGGTATAAATTGTAATTTGACTCTTTTATTTTCTTTTGCTCAGGCACGTGCCTGTGCTGAAGCGGGGGTGTTTTTAATTTCTCCGTTTGTCGGCCGAATTATGGATTGGCATAAAGCAAACGAAGGGCGTGACTTTACCCCAGAGACGGATCCGGGTGTGCTGTCTGTTTCAAAAATATATAACTTCTACAAAGCAAACGATTATAAAACAGTTGTTATGGGTGCAAGCTTCAGAAATATTGGTGAGATCTTAGCGCTTGCCGGCTGTGACCGACTAACAATCAGCCCTGAATTATTACAGCAATTAGCAGATTCTGAGGGTGAGGTGGTTAGAAAATTATCGCCAGCGGCAACTTCAGTCACCCCGTTGACTTTTCAGGCACCATTAACCCATGCTGAGTTCCTATGGGAGCATAATCAGGATCCTATGGCGGTTGATAAACTAGCCGAAGGTATCCGTAATTTTGCAATTGATCAGGATAAGCTGGAAAAAATGATTGCAGATCGTCTTTAA
- the purE gene encoding 5-(carboxyamino)imidazole ribonucleotide mutase, with protein sequence MNKHKVAIIMGSQSDWPVLRQATTLLKEFGIPFEAMVISAHRTPQRLYEFTKSAENNYSVIIAGAGGAAHLPGMTAALTCVPVIGVPVQSKALKGMDSLLSIVQMPKGVAVATQAIGEAGAFNAGLLAAQFLAIHDSKLQSKVKAWRQQQTESIAWEVE encoded by the coding sequence ATGAATAAACATAAAGTCGCGATCATCATGGGTTCTCAATCAGACTGGCCTGTCTTGCGCCAAGCAACCACCCTGCTTAAGGAGTTTGGTATCCCTTTTGAAGCGATGGTGATATCTGCTCATCGAACACCACAACGATTATATGAGTTCACCAAGTCAGCTGAAAATAACTATAGCGTGATCATCGCAGGTGCAGGTGGAGCAGCTCACCTACCTGGAATGACAGCAGCACTCACTTGTGTTCCAGTGATTGGCGTTCCTGTGCAAAGCAAAGCACTCAAAGGCATGGATAGTTTGTTATCTATTGTTCAGATGCCAAAAGGTGTTGCTGTGGCGACGCAAGCAATTGGCGAAGCGGGCGCATTTAATGCAGGCTTATTAGCGGCTCAGTTTCTGGCAATCCACGATTCAAAATTGCAAAGCAAAGTAAAAGCATGGCGCCAGCAGCAAACTGAGAGCATTGCTTGGGAGGTGGAATAA
- a CDS encoding sensor domain-containing protein, with the protein MDNALQLELNAEREKNKLLLNIVNSIPEPIMAKNWEGNFIFANKGIAELYSTSPEEMIGKEDSFFTGNKEQGQFFKENAQSIMRRFETEMVYEDSTNARTAEIRHYHSLKIPFKNNNDELNIVMFAKDITEITALKNTAEANAKRLGHVLEVSGEGMWDWNIQTNEVFQNQKWADITGVKHSKRSFSEFQDCLVEEDKKYVLTSLQALIEKKIPYDIEYRFRRPDGKVIWIWDRGQVLEYDDQGKPKLLVGIMQDITEKKFNQSEIELMAFYDTLTMLPNRALLNDRLNLAIEHSKRFEKYGAVLFLDLDNFKILNDSYGHQAGDDLLVIVAQRIQSVIRKDDTVARFGGDEFVIVLNELDSEPVKAAIKAQRLAQSICHSIKQKINIKISNMAADIDYFITASVGITIFYGQSKVPSELLQLADLALYQAKKNGRDDSAMFDPVMQEKLDYSTCLDKELRQSLKQKDFVLYYQPQYDAKQNLVSAEALIRWNHPELGLVNPGDFIKVAEESNLILPIGDWVLSEACQQLKKWQSDPQYQHLSLSVNISAKQIWQKDFVAGIKRIVSDSDINVSKLKLEITESILLRDINGTAEKLNDLVAFGLTFSLDDFGTGYSSLGYLKNLPIDELKIDQSFIRDLFDNKMDLIMVKSIIDLGKNFGINVVAEGVETEAHFEILKEFGCKIYQGYYFSRPVPVSEFVTLI; encoded by the coding sequence ATGGATAATGCGCTCCAATTAGAGCTGAATGCCGAAAGAGAAAAAAACAAGTTATTGTTAAATATTGTGAACAGTATTCCAGAGCCCATTATGGCCAAAAATTGGGAGGGCAACTTTATTTTCGCAAATAAAGGTATCGCTGAACTTTATAGCACCTCTCCAGAGGAGATGATTGGAAAAGAAGACTCCTTTTTTACAGGCAATAAAGAACAAGGTCAGTTTTTTAAAGAAAACGCCCAGTCTATTATGCGACGCTTTGAGACTGAAATGGTCTACGAAGATTCTACTAATGCAAGGACAGCGGAGATTCGCCATTACCACTCCTTAAAAATCCCTTTTAAAAACAACAATGATGAACTAAATATTGTCATGTTTGCAAAAGATATTACTGAAATCACCGCGCTTAAAAATACAGCAGAAGCCAATGCCAAGCGTTTGGGACATGTATTAGAGGTCTCCGGTGAGGGGATGTGGGATTGGAATATACAAACCAATGAGGTGTTTCAGAATCAAAAATGGGCAGACATCACCGGCGTTAAACATTCAAAGAGATCGTTTTCAGAGTTTCAGGATTGTCTTGTTGAAGAAGATAAAAAATATGTCCTTACCTCTCTTCAGGCGCTAATCGAAAAAAAAATTCCTTATGATATTGAGTACAGATTTAGGCGCCCTGACGGTAAAGTGATATGGATTTGGGATAGAGGGCAGGTTCTTGAGTATGATGATCAGGGCAAGCCGAAGTTATTGGTTGGGATCATGCAGGATATTACAGAGAAAAAATTCAACCAGTCTGAAATCGAGTTAATGGCCTTTTATGATACTTTAACCATGCTTCCCAACCGTGCACTATTGAATGATAGGTTAAACCTTGCGATTGAGCATAGCAAACGTTTTGAAAAATATGGTGCAGTGCTGTTTCTCGATTTAGATAACTTTAAAATCTTAAATGACTCTTATGGACACCAAGCGGGTGATGATTTATTAGTGATCGTAGCACAACGTATTCAATCGGTTATACGTAAGGATGATACTGTTGCTCGATTTGGCGGCGATGAATTTGTGATTGTGCTTAATGAACTGGATTCTGAGCCGGTCAAAGCGGCCATTAAGGCGCAACGTCTTGCTCAGAGCATTTGTCATTCAATCAAGCAAAAAATTAATATAAAAATAAGCAATATGGCTGCCGATATTGATTACTTCATTACCGCAAGTGTTGGTATTACTATTTTCTATGGCCAGAGCAAAGTGCCCTCTGAACTACTTCAGCTTGCGGATCTGGCATTGTATCAGGCTAAGAAAAATGGCCGTGATGATTCTGCTATGTTTGACCCTGTGATGCAGGAAAAATTAGATTACAGCACTTGCTTAGATAAAGAGTTACGTCAGTCTTTGAAACAAAAAGATTTTGTGCTGTATTACCAACCCCAATACGATGCGAAGCAAAACCTAGTGTCTGCCGAGGCTTTAATTCGCTGGAATCATCCAGAATTAGGGCTGGTCAACCCGGGTGATTTTATCAAAGTGGCCGAAGAGTCCAACTTGATATTACCGATTGGTGATTGGGTATTAAGCGAAGCATGTCAGCAATTAAAAAAATGGCAATCTGATCCACAATACCAGCACTTGTCCTTATCCGTTAATATCAGCGCTAAACAGATTTGGCAGAAAGATTTTGTGGCGGGTATAAAAAGGATTGTTTCTGATTCTGATATTAACGTGTCTAAATTAAAATTAGAAATTACAGAATCTATTTTATTAAGAGACATAAATGGAACGGCAGAAAAACTTAATGATCTGGTCGCGTTTGGATTAACCTTTTCTTTAGATGATTTTGGAACAGGATATTCATCGTTGGGCTATTTAAAAAACTTACCCATTGATGAACTTAAAATTGACCAATCCTTTATTCGTGACCTATTTGATAATAAAATGGATTTAATTATGGTCAAATCGATCATCGATTTGGGTAAAAACTTTGGTATTAATGTTGTTGCTGAAGGGGTCGAGACTGAGGCTCATTTTGAAATTCTTAAGGAGTTTGGTTGCAAAATTTATCAAGGGTATTATTTCAGCCGTCCTGTTCCTGTTTCAGAGTTTGTCACTCTGATTTGA
- a CDS encoding DUF2141 domain-containing protein, which translates to MLFATNITIIKIDESQAICHFTDILPGKYAMAVIHDENTNGKLDTNLIGVPKEGFGFSNNAKALLSAPSFSAPSFEYSG; encoded by the coding sequence TTGCTCTTTGCAACTAATATTACCATCATCAAAATTGATGAGTCGCAGGCTATTTGCCACTTTACAGACATCCTGCCGGGTAAGTATGCAATGGCCGTCATTCATGATGAGAATACGAATGGCAAGCTGGATACCAACTTGATAGGTGTTCCCAAGGAAGGCTTTGGTTTTTCAAACAATGCCAAAGCATTACTGAGTGCTCCTTCATTTTCTGCCCCCAGCTTCGAATATAGTGGGTAG
- a CDS encoding Dps family protein has protein sequence MTDINIGINTEDRNKIAEGLKCLLADSYTLYLQTHNFHWNVSGPQFRELHLMFEEQYLELAVAVDDIAERIRTLDVAAPGTYKEFSRLTSIEEVDGVPSSEVMLDLLTKGHEQVVNTSRKVLKLAQSGDDESTIALVSDRMRVHEKTSWMLRATRK, from the coding sequence ATGACTGATATCAATATAGGAATAAATACTGAAGATAGAAATAAAATTGCTGAAGGACTAAAATGCCTTTTGGCCGATTCTTATACTTTGTATTTACAGACACACAACTTTCATTGGAATGTAAGCGGTCCACAATTCAGAGAGTTACACTTAATGTTTGAAGAGCAATACCTTGAATTAGCGGTTGCCGTAGATGATATAGCAGAGCGTATTCGTACGTTAGATGTCGCAGCGCCAGGTACATATAAAGAGTTTTCCAGACTCACTTCTATCGAAGAAGTTGATGGTGTTCCAAGTTCAGAAGTAATGCTTGATTTATTGACTAAGGGGCATGAGCAAGTTGTTAACACCTCTAGAAAAGTATTAAAGCTGGCACAATCAGGAGATGATGAGTCAACAATAGCATTAGTCTCAGACCGTATGCGAGTTCATGAAAAAACATCGTGGATGTTACGTGCTACTAGAAAATAA
- a CDS encoding flippase — MLDRTIIKNISSLFSIRVAAYIVPLITLPYLVRVLEPIGYGTLGFSLAIIQYFVIAVNFGFDLSATQKIAQSPDNKFKISTIFWNVIAARFLMSVTGLFILFILSNIATSIEIILPILLCAYLSVFGAALFPQWLFQGKEQLGTISIIRIVLQVISVPFLFIFVKQTDDIWVAALISSVPSLIIVVFSSYLIFKRKWIVWQTPSINRIRGELADGWHLFLSTAAMSLYTTSTTVILGIIAGPISVAVYVSANKLLQAAQGIYSPISVSFYPRINSLISKSKDEALAMIRYLMKIQIILTCCISVSLFFFAPLVVELLFGQEFERSAVVLRIMSVLPIIIGLSNIFGIQVLLTHGYKKEFSKILISSGFFSLVTLVPLCYLLDSEGAAISVIITESIVMLLMLRTINKKEIPLFKP, encoded by the coding sequence ATGTTAGATAGAACAATCATTAAAAATATTTCTTCCCTTTTTAGTATCCGTGTTGCGGCGTATATTGTCCCATTAATCACGCTACCTTATCTAGTTCGAGTACTAGAGCCAATAGGATATGGGACACTAGGCTTTAGTTTAGCGATTATTCAGTATTTTGTTATTGCAGTTAACTTTGGATTTGACTTGTCAGCGACACAAAAAATAGCACAAAGTCCAGATAATAAATTTAAAATAAGCACCATTTTTTGGAATGTTATAGCAGCAAGATTTCTTATGTCAGTTACAGGTTTATTTATACTATTTATACTTTCAAATATCGCTACTAGTATAGAGATAATATTACCTATACTGTTGTGTGCGTATTTGTCTGTGTTTGGGGCTGCTTTATTTCCACAGTGGTTGTTTCAAGGAAAAGAACAGTTAGGTACTATTTCAATAATCAGGATTGTACTCCAAGTAATAAGTGTTCCATTTTTATTTATCTTTGTAAAGCAAACAGATGATATTTGGGTTGCTGCATTAATCAGCTCAGTTCCATCGTTAATTATCGTAGTTTTTTCTTCATATTTGATTTTCAAAAGAAAATGGATTGTTTGGCAAACGCCTTCAATTAATCGCATTAGAGGAGAGTTGGCAGATGGTTGGCATTTGTTTTTGTCTACGGCAGCGATGAGTCTCTATACAACGAGCACAACAGTAATTTTAGGCATTATTGCAGGGCCTATAAGTGTAGCAGTTTATGTTTCTGCAAATAAATTGCTACAGGCAGCACAGGGCATATATTCACCAATATCTGTGTCTTTCTATCCTCGAATTAATAGTTTAATTAGTAAAAGTAAAGATGAAGCGTTAGCTATGATAAGATACTTAATGAAAATCCAAATCATATTAACTTGCTGCATTAGTGTTAGCTTATTTTTTTTTGCTCCTTTAGTCGTCGAATTGTTATTTGGTCAGGAATTCGAAAGAAGTGCTGTAGTACTAAGAATTATGAGTGTGTTACCTATTATAATAGGTCTTAGTAATATTTTTGGTATTCAAGTTCTTCTAACGCATGGGTATAAAAAAGAATTCTCAAAAATATTAATCTCTTCCGGTTTTTTTAGTTTGGTTACATTGGTACCTTTATGTTATTTATTGGATTCAGAGGGGGCTGCAATATCTGTTATCATCACTGAATCAATAGTCATGTTATTGATGTTACGCACTATAAATAAAAAAGAAATCCCCCTCTTTAAACCTTAA
- a CDS encoding LysR family transcriptional regulator, giving the protein MQSRLHAHVGTMRQLEILLAVHDKGSINEAAKALFLTQPTVSIQMRKLSDAIGEPLYQFINRKLIFTDVGLELVKTAVEVLDSFARLDMALGYIRKFKSGTLRLAVVTTSKYFIPHLLGPFCEQFPDIDIQLNIGNREKTIERMKQGVDDFYVFSHPPQDIDAQSLELLDNPLVAIAHQDHPLGKQASISLADLCEVPFLMREKGSGTRYAIEALFKQHKLQPNIKMTIESNEAIKHAVMSKLGISIISAHTLTYGGQSGLVRLPVKELPIDSHWFFMWSTSKRPTLIASAFLKHIESNGRELLQDELDKSGLG; this is encoded by the coding sequence ATGCAATCACGTCTTCATGCCCATGTTGGCACAATGAGGCAGCTCGAAATTTTATTGGCGGTGCATGATAAAGGCAGTATTAATGAAGCTGCAAAAGCGCTTTTTTTAACTCAACCCACTGTTTCAATTCAGATGCGCAAACTCAGCGATGCGATTGGTGAGCCTTTGTATCAATTCATAAACCGTAAGTTGATTTTTACTGATGTTGGTTTAGAGCTAGTGAAAACTGCTGTAGAGGTGCTTGATAGTTTTGCTCGTTTAGATATGGCATTAGGATATATACGTAAGTTTAAATCTGGTACCTTGCGCTTGGCCGTGGTGACAACCTCCAAGTATTTTATTCCTCACCTTTTAGGGCCTTTTTGTGAGCAATTTCCCGATATAGATATCCAGTTAAATATTGGCAATAGGGAGAAAACGATTGAACGGATGAAACAAGGCGTGGATGATTTTTATGTATTTAGTCATCCGCCTCAGGATATTGATGCGCAAAGCCTAGAGTTGTTAGATAACCCTTTAGTGGCGATTGCCCATCAAGACCATCCTTTAGGTAAACAGGCGTCAATTAGTTTGGCAGATCTGTGTGAGGTGCCCTTTTTAATGCGGGAGAAAGGCTCAGGTACCCGTTACGCTATTGAGGCTTTGTTTAAACAGCATAAGTTACAACCGAATATAAAAATGACCATTGAAAGTAACGAGGCGATTAAACATGCCGTTATGTCTAAATTAGGGATCTCTATTATTTCTGCTCACACACTTACCTATGGTGGGCAAAGCGGATTAGTGCGCTTACCTGTAAAAGAGTTGCCAATAGATTCTCATTGGTTTTTTATGTGGTCAACATCTAAACGACCCACTTTAATCGCTTCTGCCTTTTTAAAACATATTGAATCGAACGGCAGGGAATTGCTGCAAGATGAACTTGATAAAAGTGGTCTGGGTTAA
- a CDS encoding PTS ascorbate transporter subunit IIC, translating to MEFLNFLMDDVLSNPAILVGLIALIGLVAQRKSITDCIKGTVKTILGFVILGAGAGLVVNSLGDFAVIFQYAFDITGVVPNNEAIVSIAQEAFGKEMAMIMLFAMIVNILIARFTPWKFIFLTGHHTLFMSMMVAAILSTSGMSGVPLVASGSILVGSLMVFFPAIGHKYMKQVTGSNDVAIGHFSTLSYVLAGFIGSKFGNKAHSTEDMDVPKGLLFLRDTPVAISFTMFIIFIITCLFAGGDYVREVSGGDHWFMFSLMQSISFAAGVYVILQGVRMVISEIVPAFKGISDKLVPNAIPALDCPVVFPYAPNAVLVGFLSSFTAGLVGMVLLYLMGLTMIIPGVVPHFFVGAAAGVFGNATGGRRGAILGAFASGLLITFLPVFLLPVLGNLGFENTTFSDADFGVVGILLGLIVN from the coding sequence ATGGAATTTTTAAATTTTTTAATGGATGATGTTTTGTCCAACCCGGCAATACTGGTTGGTTTGATAGCGTTAATTGGTTTAGTTGCGCAGCGGAAATCAATAACAGATTGTATTAAGGGTACCGTAAAAACCATATTGGGTTTTGTTATTTTAGGTGCTGGTGCAGGCTTAGTTGTCAATTCATTAGGTGATTTTGCGGTTATCTTCCAGTATGCATTCGATATTACTGGTGTCGTGCCCAATAATGAAGCGATCGTATCAATAGCCCAGGAAGCATTCGGTAAAGAGATGGCCATGATCATGTTATTTGCTATGATCGTTAACATTTTAATTGCCCGTTTTACGCCATGGAAATTCATCTTTTTAACCGGGCATCACACCCTGTTTATGTCGATGATGGTCGCTGCCATTCTATCTACTAGTGGCATGTCAGGTGTTCCTTTGGTCGCTTCAGGTTCGATTCTTGTTGGTTCGTTAATGGTATTTTTTCCTGCAATTGGACATAAATACATGAAACAGGTAACCGGCTCTAATGATGTGGCAATTGGTCACTTTTCAACATTATCTTATGTGTTGGCTGGTTTTATCGGCAGTAAATTTGGTAATAAAGCGCATTCGACTGAAGATATGGATGTTCCTAAGGGCTTGTTATTCTTACGTGATACACCAGTGGCAATCTCATTCACCATGTTTATTATCTTTATCATTACCTGTCTTTTTGCCGGCGGTGATTATGTTCGCGAAGTCAGCGGTGGTGACCACTGGTTTATGTTTTCATTAATGCAGTCAATCAGTTTTGCTGCGGGTGTATACGTCATCTTACAAGGTGTGCGAATGGTTATTTCTGAGATTGTACCTGCTTTTAAAGGTATTTCAGACAAACTTGTACCGAATGCTATTCCTGCTCTTGATTGCCCAGTCGTATTTCCTTACGCACCCAATGCTGTTTTAGTCGGTTTCTTATCAAGCTTTACAGCTGGTTTAGTCGGCATGGTCCTGCTTTATCTGATGGGACTGACGATGATCATTCCTGGGGTCGTACCGCACTTTTTTGTTGGTGCAGCAGCGGGTGTCTTCGGCAATGCAACTGGAGGACGACGCGGTGCTATATTAGGTGCATTTGCATCAGGTTTGTTAATTACTTTCTTACCGGTATTCTTATTGCCTGTGTTAGGTAATTTAGGGTTTGAAAACACCACCTTTAGTGATGCAGACTTTGGTGTTGTCGGTATTTTGCTTGGGCTTATAGTCAATTAA
- a CDS encoding 5-(carboxyamino)imidazole ribonucleotide synthase, translated as MRIAIVGCGQLSRMMALAGLPLGIQFSFIHDDKSQNRDCVQGLGIIEYSPDKIKSTNSYDTKAIAQLYQALGQPDCISVEKEQVDLALLQALADFCPIYPCVAAIKACQHRGEEKQLLTDLAIPTSPYFYNNGAKQAVQTLGYPVMAKSCTEGYDGKNQWLIKTPSDAVQFDKLQIEDYIIEKFIEFDKEISLISVRSQSGQIKHYSLTENHHQQGMLTHSIAPALNIPDSVKLQAQHYMESLLNQLEYVGILAIEFFVVGDSLMVNELAPRVHNSGHWTQLGSITCQFENHIRALAGLNLGSTEQIAVTGMFNLIGTKQPPFDALTQNSKLYWYNKAPKAKRKLGHINFIAENQQLVKQQMIQLADANLSLTVHH; from the coding sequence ATGCGAATCGCCATTGTCGGTTGTGGCCAGCTCTCTCGTATGATGGCCCTCGCGGGGCTGCCTCTGGGCATTCAATTTAGCTTTATTCACGATGATAAAAGCCAAAACAGAGACTGTGTACAAGGCTTAGGCATCATAGAATATTCGCCTGACAAAATAAAAAGCACAAACAGCTATGACACTAAAGCCATCGCACAACTTTACCAAGCTCTAGGTCAACCTGATTGTATTAGCGTTGAAAAAGAGCAAGTTGACCTTGCTTTATTACAAGCATTAGCTGATTTTTGTCCTATTTATCCGTGTGTTGCAGCGATAAAAGCTTGCCAACACCGAGGTGAAGAAAAACAGTTATTAACTGACTTAGCTATTCCAACTTCTCCTTATTTTTATAATAACGGTGCTAAGCAAGCGGTTCAGACTTTAGGTTATCCCGTTATGGCCAAATCATGCACCGAAGGCTACGACGGCAAAAACCAATGGCTGATTAAAACCCCTTCTGATGCAGTGCAGTTTGATAAGTTACAAATTGAAGATTATATCATTGAAAAGTTTATCGAATTTGATAAAGAGATATCACTTATCTCAGTGCGCAGCCAAAGTGGCCAAATCAAGCACTACTCTCTCACCGAGAATCATCATCAGCAGGGAATGTTAACACACTCAATCGCGCCCGCTCTTAATATTCCTGACTCTGTAAAGCTGCAGGCACAACATTATATGGAAAGCCTGCTCAACCAATTAGAGTATGTCGGCATACTGGCCATCGAGTTTTTTGTGGTTGGCGATAGCCTGATGGTTAACGAACTGGCTCCTCGCGTTCACAACAGTGGGCACTGGACTCAATTAGGCAGTATTACTTGCCAGTTTGAAAATCACATTAGGGCCTTAGCTGGACTTAATCTAGGCAGTACAGAACAGATAGCGGTGACTGGCATGTTCAACCTTATCGGCACCAAGCAGCCCCCCTTTGATGCATTAACCCAAAACAGCAAACTATATTGGTATAACAAAGCGCCTAAAGCAAAAAGGAAATTAGGGCACATTAATTTTATTGCTGAAAATCAACAATTGGTTAAACAACAGATGATCCAACTAGCTGATGCTAATCTATCACTGACTGTTCATCATTAA